A window of Salvelinus alpinus chromosome 31, SLU_Salpinus.1, whole genome shotgun sequence contains these coding sequences:
- the LOC139561224 gene encoding E3 ubiquitin-protein ligase TRIM39-like has product MAYLAGNNGNLAEEQVHCSICLDVFTNPVSIPCGHNFCRCCILDYWKTTALFQCPMCKKTFFKRPDISINTVLREIAEQFKYIRVSNAERLQQQELKEERELQKKMEEQRKEQEEKKMEQETKKKEQQDLVQKQQKLLQELRLNQKMQKLQLQRTTSQEPEKLMDSKPEEKPKAPPALAPPSPPHTPWGEVSCDVCMGDRMKAVKSCLVCLTSYCEEHMKNHNTRFTKHKLIEPVANLEDRMCPKHERLLELFCKKDQMCVCVLCTETDHRAHYTVPVEREWSDKKAQLKKTEIDVQQMIQERLKKVEEIKHSVELNKSSAQREIEDSKQMFQELIHSIQRTQTELVLAIEEKQSETERWSQGLIGDLEQEITELQRRNKDLEHLSCTEDHIHFLQSFPALCSPPATKDWSGTRVHSEVCVGIIRRAVSELEKTLAKEIEKLVDTELKRIPKYSVDLTLDPDTANPWLQLSEDGRQVRHLGAWQDLPDVPERFDTVVIVLGCEGFSTGRHYWEVQVGDKDDWYLGVAKASVNRKGRIAISSSQGYWALAMKKGQEYRASTTPPLPLTLDPKPKRVGVYVDCEEGQVSFYNVRERSHIYTFMEDSFKEKLFPFFYLYCCDKQSDTMVICPANEKTQIKQC; this is encoded by the exons ATGGCTTACCTTGCAGGAAATAATGGAAATCTGGCGGAAGAGCAGGTCCATTGTTCCATCTGTCTGGACGTGTTCACCAACCCTGTCTCCATCCCCTGTGGACATAACTTCTGCCGCTGCTGCATCCTAGACTACTGGAAGACCACCGCCCTGTTCCAATGCCCCATGTGCAAGAAGACCTTCTTCAAGAGGCCCGACATTAGCATCAACACTGTCCTGAGGGAGATTGCAGAGCAATTCAAGTACATCAGGGTTAGCAATGCAGagcgtctccaacagcaggagcTGAAAGAGGAACGTGAGCTACAAAAGAAGATGGAGGAACAAAGaaaggagcaggaggagaaaaAGATGGAGCAGGAAACTAAGAAGAAAGAACAGCAGGATCTGGTTCAAAAGCAGCAGAAACTTCTTCAGGAGCTGAGGCTGAATCAAAAGATGCAGAAGCTACAGCTACAGCGAACGACCAGCCAGGAACCAGAGAAATTAATGGATTCAAAACCAGAGGAAAAGCCAAAGGCACCACCAGCCCTTGCTCCGCCCTCTCCACCCCACACTCCCTGGGGCGAGGTTTCTTGTGATGTCTGCATGGGTGATCGCATGAAGGCTGTCAAGTCCTGCCTG GTGTGTCTGACCTCGTACTGCGAGGAACACATGAAGAACCACAACACCCGCTTCACTAAGCACAAGCTGATTGAGCCTGTGGCTAACCTGGAAGATAGAATGTGTCCGAAGCACGAGAGGCTCCTGGAGCTCTTCTGTAAGAAGGaccagatgtgtgtgtgcgtgctgtgcACCGAGACGGACCACAGAGCCCACTATACTGTCCCTGTGGAGAGGGAGTGGTCTGACAAGAAG GCTCAGCTGAAGAAGACAGAGATTGATGTACAGCAGATGATCCAGGAAAGACTGAAGAAGGTGGAGGAGATCAAACACTCAGTGGAGCTGAATAAA TCCAGCGCCCAGAGGGAGATCGAGGACAGCAAGCAGATGTTCCAAGAGCTGATTCACTCCATCCAGAGGACCCAGACTGAGCTGGTGCTGGCCATCGAGGAGaagcagagcgagacagagag GTGGTCCCAGGGACTCATAGGGGATCTGGAGCAGGAGatcactgagctacagaggaggaATAAAGACCTGGAACACCTCTCATGCACAGAAGACCACATCCACTTCCTACAG AGTTTCCCAGCCCTGTGCAGCCCTCCAGCCACTAAGGACTGGTCTGGGACCAGGGTTCACTCTGAGGTGTGTGTTGGGATCATCAGAAGAGCAGTGTCAGAACTGGAAAAAACACTGGctaaagaaattgagaaactggTGGACACTG AGCTGAAGAGAATTCCAAAATACTCAG TCGACCTGACACTTGACCCGGACACAGCCAACCCGTGGCTCCAGCTCTCAGAGGACGGTCGACAGGTACGACACCTCGGGGCGTGGCAGGACCTTCCGGACGTCCCAGAGCGTTTTGACACCGTGGTCATCGTCCTGGGCTGCGAGGGCTTCAGCACCGGGCGGCACTACTGGGAGGTTCAGGTGGGAGACAAAGATGACTGGTACCTAGGCGTGGCCAAGGCATCGGTCAACAGGAAGGGCCGGATCGCCATTAGCTCCTCCCAGGGCTACTGGGCGCTGGCCATGAAGAAAGGTCAGGAGTATAGGGCCTCCACGACCCCGCCGTTACCGCTGACCCTTGACCCCAAGCCAAAGAGGGTCGGGGTGTACGTGGACTGTGAGGAGGGCCAGGTGTCATTTTACAATGTGAGGGAGAGGAGTCATATCTATACGTTCATGGAGGACAGCTTTAAGGAAAAGTTGTTTCCCTTCTTTTATTTATACTGTTGTGATAAACAGTCGGATACCATGGTAATCTGTCCGGCCAATGAGAAGACTCAGATCAAGCAATGCTGA
- the LOC139561227 gene encoding E3 ubiquitin-protein ligase TRIM39-like translates to MSSLNVDSSLLPEEQFLCSICLNVFTDPVTTPCGHTFCKVCISGYWDNSEICQCLKCQKRFYVRPEVSTNSVIEEISVHIKRRRLDIPECSVSVGEVACDVCSTIKLKALKSCLVCLTSYCETHLEPHQRVVNLKRHKLIDPVNNLEDRMCKKHERGLELFCRTDQTCVCVLCTETDHKCHNTVPIEEEGVKQKAELVSTKAEVQKMIQDKHAKMEEIKHSVVLSKKSTEKEVEDSEKLFTELLQSIKKRRTKLVKVIEERQKAAERRAEGLTQQLEQEITELQKRSTELEQLSHTEDYLHLLQSLPSLRTPPSTKKWSRVSVNTDLCVGTLRRALSQIEENIRGELKVLTEIELTRMQEFKDEVTLDPNTANRWLQLSEDGMRTKYAKTAQTVSDNPKRFDYYSAVLGEKGFNSGRHYWEVQVGVSGRWEVGIAMRAVNRKKAVKKNSEHGFFVLSKSGYLEYEAGSSPPTTFNLNPIPRRVGVYVDYEKGQVSFYDVLAKSHLYSFLGLSFTGKLYPYFYLYSMKKKSESLVIYIDWIKKYKDHLRRLSNTAK, encoded by the exons ATGTCATCATTGAATGTTGACAGCAGCCTTCTACCAGAAGAGCAGTTCCTGTGCTCTATCTGCCTGAATGTGTTCACTGATCCAGTTACCACTCCTTGTGGCCACACCTTCTGCAAAGTTTGTATTAGTGGATACTGGGATAACAGTGAGATATGCCAGTGTCTAAAATGTCAGAAACGATTCTATGTGAGACCAGAGGTCTCCACCAACTCTGTGATAGAGGAGATCTCAGTGCATATCAAGAGAAGAAGACTTGATATACCAGAATGCTCAGTTTCCGTTGGGGAGGTGGCTTGTGATGTTTGTTCCACAATAAAGCTCAAGGCCCTGAAGTCCTGCCTGGTGTGTCTGACCTCTTACTGTGAGACTCACCTGGAGCCTCATCAGAGAGTGGTGAATCTGAAGAGACACAAGCTGATCGACCCTGTGAATAACTTGGAGGACAGGATGTGTAAGAAGCACGAAAGAGGCCTGGAGCTGTTCTGTAGGACTGAtcagacatgtgtgtgtgttttgtgtactGAGACTGACCACAAGTGTCACAATACTGTACCCATTGAAGAGGAGGGAGTAAAACAAAAG GCTGAGCTTGTGTCCACTAAGGCAGAGGTGCAGAAAATGATTCAGGACAAACATGCAAAGATGGAGGAGATCAAACACTCAGTGGTGCTCAGCAAA AAAAGTACTGAGAAAGAAGTGGAGGACAGTGAAAAGCTtttcactgaactgttacagtctATAAAAAAAAGGAGAACTAAGCTTGTGAAGGTAATAGAGGAGAGGCAAAAAGCAGCGGAGAGGAGAGCTGAAGGGCTCACCCAACAGTTGGAGCAGGAAATCACTGAGCTACAGAAGAGAAGCACTGAGCTGGAGCAGCTCTCACACACTGAGGACTACCTCCACCTCCTACAG AGTTTGCCGTCCCTTCGCACCCCTCCGTCTACTAAGAAATGGTCCAGGGTGAGTGTTAACACTGATCTGTGTGTGGGGACTTTGAGAAGAGCCTTGTCTCAAATTGAGGAAAACATAAGAGGAGAACTAAAAGTTCTTACAGAAATAG AACTCACAAGAATGCAAGAGTTCAAAG ATGAAGTCACTCTGGACCCCAACACTGCAAATCGTTGGCTACAGCTCTCTGAAGACGGAATGCGAACAAAGTACGCCAAAACAGCCCAGACGGTGTCTGACAATCCAAAGAGGTTTGACTACTACTCAGCGGTCTTAGGAGAGAAGGGTTTCAACTCTGGACGCCATTACTGGGAGGTCCAGGTGGGCGTGAGTGGGAGGTGGGAGGTTGGCATTGCCATGAGGGCCGTCAACCGGAAGAAGGCGGTTAAAAAGAATTCCGAACATGGCTTCTTTGTTCTGTCAAAGAGCGGATACTTGGAGTATGAGGCTGGTTCTTCACCCCCTACCACCTTCAATCTGAACCCCATACCGAGAAGAGTCGGTGTGTATGTTGATTACGAGAAAGGGCAGGTGTCTTTTTATGATGTGCTGGCAAAGTCACACCTCTACTCATTCCTTGGTCTGTCCTTCACCGGGAAACTTTACCCCTACTTTTACCTCTACAGCATGAAAAAGAAGTCTGAGTCACTAGTCATTTACATCGATTGGATAAAGAAGTACAAAGACCATTTGAGGAGACTCTCCAATACCGCAAAGTGA
- the LOC139561195 gene encoding zinc-binding protein A33-like yields the protein MSSLNADSSLLPEEQFLCSICLNVFTDPVTTPCGHTFCKVCISGHWDNSEICQCLKCQKRFYVRPEVYTNSVIEEISVHIKRRRLNVPECLAAPGEVACGVCSTRKIKALKSCLVCLTSYCETHLEHHQRVVNLKRHKLIDPVENLEDRMCKKHDRLLELFCRSDQTCVCQFCTETDHKSHDTVPIEDMGAHQKGELAAAKAEVGEMVQVRQKKVDEIKHFVELSRKSTNKDIEDSENLFTNLLRSVDERRTNLKQVMEAMQTAAEKRAEGLINDLEQEITELQRRSTELEQLSHTEDHLHFLQTYLTLCAPPSTKDFSEISVYSDLCVGIVRRAVSNLVEIFKRELKTLTDMELKRMGGFKEDVTLDSNTASRWICLFDGGKRIKYTKTPQIISDNPERFDIYPMVLGEKGFNSERHYWEVQVGLRNDWDVGVAKETVNRKEKVQIISAHGFFALGKDGFDYKVHSSPLKNLYLNPRPRKIGIYVDYERGQVSFYDVDEKSHIYSFTNQSFTEKLYPYFYVYSKAKKSEALVISCMEDPRARYLSLLQAVSKAKE from the exons ATGTCATCATTGAATGCTGACAGCAGCCTTCTACCAGAAGAGCAGTTCCTGTGCTCTATCTGCCTGAATGTGTTCACTGATCCAGTTACCACTCCTTGTGGCCACACCTTCTGCAAAGTTTGTATTAGTGGACACTGGGATAACAGTGAGATATGCCAGTGTCTAAAATGTCAGAAACGATTCTATGTGAGACCAGAGGTCTACACCAACTCTGTGATAGAGGAAATCTCTGTGCATATCAAGAGAAGAAGACTTAATGTACCAGAATGCTTAGCTGCTCCTGGGGAGGTTGCTTGTGGTGTTTGTTCTACAAGAAAGATCAAGGCTCTGAAGTCCTGCCTGGTGTGTCTGACCTCTTACTGTGAGACTCACCTGGAGCATCATCAGAGAGTGGTGAATCTGAAGAGACACAAGCTGATCGACCCTGTGGAGAACCTGGAGGACAGGATGTGTAAGAAGCATGATAGGCTCCTGGAGCTGTTCTGTAGGAGCGACCAGACATGTGTGTGTCAGTTCTGTACTGAGACAGACCACAAGTCTCACGATACTGTGCCCATTGAAGACATGGGAGCACACCAGAAG GGTGAGCTTGCAGCCGCTAAAGCAGAGGTTGGAGAGATGGTCCAGGTCAGACAGAAGAAGGTGGATGAAATCAAACACTTCGTGGAGCTCAGTAGG AAAAGTACAAACAAAGATATTGAGGACAGTGAGAATCTCTTCACCAATCTGTTGCGTTCGGTTGACGAAAGACGAACCAATCTAAAGCAGGTGATGGAGGCGATGCAAACAGCAGCAGAGAAAAGGGCTGAAGGACTCATCAATGACCTGGAGCAGGAAatcactgagttacagaggagaAGCACTGAGCTGGAGCAGCTCTCACACACTGAGGATCACCTCCACTTCCTACAG ACTTACCTGACCCTATGTGCCCCTCCATCCACCAAGGACTTTTCTGAGATCAGTGTGTACTCAGATCTGTGTGTTGGGATAGTGAGGAGAGCCGTGTCCAATCTGGTGGAGATATTCAAGAGAGAATTGAAAACACTAACAGACATGG aACTGAAGAGAATGGGGGGGTTTAAAG AGGACGTCACCCTGGACTCGAACACAGCAAGTCGTTGGATATGCCTGTTTGATGGTGGCAAACGCATCAAATACACTAAAACACCCCAGATCATATCTGACAACCCAGAGAGGTTTGACATCTACCCCATGGTTTTAGGAGAGAAAGGCTTCAACTCTGAACGCCATTACTGGGAGGTTCAGGTGGGCCTAAGAAATGACTGGGATGTAGGCGTTGCCAAGGAAACAGTAAACAGGAAGGAAAAGGTCCAAATTATCTCAGCGCATGGGTTCTTTGCACTGGGAAAAGATGGATTTGATTATAAGGTTCATTCCTCCCCCCTTAAGAATCTTTATCTGAACCCCAGGCCTAGAAAAATTGGGATCTATGTGGACTATGAGAGGGGTCAGGTCTCCTTCTACGACGTGGATGAAAAATCTCACATCTACTCTTTCACAAACCAGTCTTTCACTGAGAAACTCTACCCTTACTTTTACGTGTATAGCAAGGCCAAAAAGTCAGAGGCATTGGTCATTTCCTGCATGGAGGACCCAAGAGCACGCTACCTATCACTCCTGCAAGCCGTCTCTAAAGCTAAAGAGTAA